The Desulfallas thermosapovorans DSM 6562 nucleotide sequence TTCCGGGCCGTCAATACCTATATTAACGGAGTCAAAGGGTACCCCTGCGGCAGCCCGGGCATCGGACACGGCTTTTTTTATGGCCGCAGCGGCATCGTGTATATCCACCGCCTGACCGTTTTTCACGCCTATTGATGGACAATAACCAAAGCCCAAAGGTTCCTGTTTGGCCCCGCAACCGCATTTCAGCACGGCCACGGCTATACCGGATGTGCCAATATCCAGACCTACCACCACATCTTTTTGTGCTGTGCCGGCCAAGCAGGCCTACCTCCCTATCTTTACTTATATTGTAAACTTCAACGTACAGTAATAATTTCCTTTTTTTATTTGCTAATTTAATTTTTTAAAATATGACGGCGAATAATGGCCAAATTTTGAAACAGCCTGACACCAAAGGCCACCACCGCAGCCAGATAAAGGTCAATACCCAACCGGTCGCCGATATACGTCAGTCCTGCGGCCAAGAGGGCGTTACTGAAGAAGCCGGTGACAAATATATCCTGATCAAATTTATCTTCAAAAGCAGCCCTGATACCGCCGAAAACCGAGTCCAACGCCGCCAAAGCAGCAATGGACATATACTTGGCATAATTCTGCGGTATAACCACCGGGATGTACAAACCAATTAAAGTACCAATCCCCAGACCTACCACAGCTAGCAGGATGCCAATCCTCATGATTCAAGTCACCCACCGTTCCACCGGCATGGTTTTCACTTCCCGTAGGCCGGCAAAGTTAAATCATCGTGTTTTTCCACGGTTACCTTTATACCCAAATCCCGCCAGTATTCCTTTAATCCACCGGGTAATTCCAGGCTGTCCATCAGAATGTCCGGGTTACCAATAGCCAGTATTTGATACGGAGGTATCACCCGGTTAAGGTTAATATTAATAAAGGAACCGGCCAGCCTGATCTCAGTGGTGGCGATAATACGCTCCCCGTTAATGGATATTGCTTCCGCTCCAGCGCCCCACAACTCGTTTACCGCGCTTAACAAATCCTCATCCCGAATAATCATCAACTCAGGCGGTATTTGAGAATTCTCTGTGTCAGTATCAGGTTTATCCAGCACCAGTTCAATACCGGGGCCGCTAACCGTAACCAACCCCGCGTTCATTCGCACTTTGTTCAATTCACTTTGCAGGGCATTTTTAGCCTCGGCCTGACCTTGATTGATCTGGTTTAGTTTGAAAGTCAGGTCACTTATCTCTTTGGACAGGCTTTCTTTCTCTTCGTTAATATGCTTTAATTCCGCATTCAGTTCCTGGGCCCGGTCAATGGATATGCCATTGGTGGCGCTGTTGGTCACGCGAAACTGCATAGTCAGCATTAGACCCAGCACCGCGGCAACCAGCATAATGGAGGCATACATACCTGTTTTTTGGGGCACCACCAACCACCTCCCGTATCACGTCTTGGGTTTGGCATAATCGAATACAAGACTACCAGTATAGGCGGGGATAGTCAACTTGTCCACCTTTTTTACATCCACCTGAATACCCCAGAACTGCAGATAATCAATTACTCCGTTTTTCATTTTTAAAGCACTGGACAACGTTTCCGGACTACCCACCGCGGAAATAACAAAGGGTGGGCTGAGACGCTGGTTTTTGTTCACTAAAATTGAGGGCCCGATACAGCGTATTTCGGTGGTGGTGATTATTCTCTGCCCGTTCAGGGAAATAGCCTGGGCTCCGGCTGCTTTCAGTTCATTTAAGACCCGTAGCACATCCCCGTCATGCAGCACGTAAAAGTTGGGATTTTCCCCGGGCTGCAGCTCTTTGCTGCTATCATTAAGGGTCACTTCCACACCGGCTCCCTGCACCTCTTTCATGCCGGCCTTCTGGCGGGCCTCCTCCAAGTCCTTTTTCAATTTGGATAATTCCGGGTCGGTTGCCGCGTCATCAAGCTGATTGCGTAGTTCATCAACCCTGGCCTGCAGTTGATTTCTGGATTGGCGGGCCTTGTCCAACTCTTCAGCCAGTGCCAGGGACCTGTCCAGATCCATCGGCGCATTCTCGGCAATATCCTGGGTGACCCGAAACTGCACTGCCAGTATAAACCCCGTGACCACACCAAACAGCAGCAGTATCCAGTAGTATGACTTTATTTTCATGCCAGTTCCCCCAATAAGCTTACCCGTTAATCCCTGTATTTTACAACCGGCGAGTTGACAATGGAGAAATCCACATACTCAATATTCTTATTTCCCTCCTGCAATTCCTCTATTACCTGCAAAAAATAATCTCCTTTTACATTCACGTTTTCCGGCATACCCAACCGGCATTCTATACCATCCAGGGTGTACAGCGTTACCAATCCTACGTTATTGACACTCACCTCGGACAGGTTATTACGTAGTTGTTCGGTCAATTCCTGCACCACTTTCAAGGCAACATCCAATCCCTTGCCGGTAACTTTTTTACCCGGGCCGGCGGACTGCACCTGTATACCGGTAACCACGGGCAGTCCGGTGGCTGCAGCGCTGCCGGTGCGCAGGAAATAGCCTTCGGCATCCAGTTCCACAAAATGCTCGTCCACCACCACCAGTACCACAGGCTCCCGTTCGATAACATCAATGGATATGGTATCGGGGAAATCTCTGGTGATGTTTACTTCTTTGACCATGGGCAGAGCCTTTACCTTGGTGGAAGCAGTTTGCAAATCGGCTTTAAAAATATTCATCCCGGTTACTATACCGGACACCCGCACGATCTCCCCGGCGGTCATATTATTATTTCCCTGTACGGTAATTTTAGTTATTGAAAAAATGGGTGACTGCAGCAAAACATAGCCTGCCATCAGGGCAACGAAAATAAAAAAAAAACTCTGCCAAAAGATAAACTTTTTCTTTTTTCGCACTATACGCACTGTGCCTGACATACCGTCTTCCCTTCCTAACAGCATCCGCTAACCCCAAGTTAAACTGGTCTAACCCGCTAATCGATTAATTCTTTAAATTATAGAACACCATGACAAACTTGTCCAAATAAAACTGCCATAAACCTGGCTTTTACAAGAAAACGGTTCCCGGTAACCGAAAACCGCCAAATTCACCAGCTACTTTCTTACTTCTTTCTCTTCGAAACAAAGACACTTCTTTCCCGTAGCCCTCAAAACCTCATTGGAGGGATTGTACCTGCCCTTGATCCCATAAATTTTGCAACCATAGGGGAATCTGACATCCCAGGTTACATAAAAGTGCTTGCATTTCCTACAATTCACAGGCGCCCGGCACCCCCAAGGCCATGCTCTCCAATTCCCCCACCAACCGGGCAAACACATCAAGACATTCCTGCACCGGCCGGGGACTGGTCATATCCACACCGGCGGAATTTAACAGCTGCAGGGGATAATCGGAACCACCCCGGCTTAAAAAATCAATGTAG carries:
- a CDS encoding small basic family protein translates to MRIGILLAVVGLGIGTLIGLYIPVVIPQNYAKYMSIAALAALDSVFGGIRAAFEDKFDQDIFVTGFFSNALLAAGLTYIGDRLGIDLYLAAVVAFGVRLFQNLAIIRRHILKN
- a CDS encoding DUF881 domain-containing protein translates to MPQKTGMYASIMLVAAVLGLMLTMQFRVTNSATNGISIDRAQELNAELKHINEEKESLSKEISDLTFKLNQINQGQAEAKNALQSELNKVRMNAGLVTVSGPGIELVLDKPDTDTENSQIPPELMIIRDEDLLSAVNELWGAGAEAISINGERIIATTEIRLAGSFININLNRVIPPYQILAIGNPDILMDSLELPGGLKEYWRDLGIKVTVEKHDDLTLPAYGK
- a CDS encoding DUF881 domain-containing protein, coding for MKIKSYYWILLLFGVVTGFILAVQFRVTQDIAENAPMDLDRSLALAEELDKARQSRNQLQARVDELRNQLDDAATDPELSKLKKDLEEARQKAGMKEVQGAGVEVTLNDSSKELQPGENPNFYVLHDGDVLRVLNELKAAGAQAISLNGQRIITTTEIRCIGPSILVNKNQRLSPPFVISAVGSPETLSSALKMKNGVIDYLQFWGIQVDVKKVDKLTIPAYTGSLVFDYAKPKT
- a CDS encoding cell division protein FtsQ/DivIB, which produces MLLGREDGMSGTVRIVRKKKKFIFWQSFFFIFVALMAGYVLLQSPIFSITKITVQGNNNMTAGEIVRVSGIVTGMNIFKADLQTASTKVKALPMVKEVNITRDFPDTISIDVIEREPVVLVVVDEHFVELDAEGYFLRTGSAAATGLPVVTGIQVQSAGPGKKVTGKGLDVALKVVQELTEQLRNNLSEVSVNNVGLVTLYTLDGIECRLGMPENVNVKGDYFLQVIEELQEGNKNIEYVDFSIVNSPVVKYRD